From one Lycorma delicatula isolate Av1 chromosome 2, ASM4794821v1, whole genome shotgun sequence genomic stretch:
- the Maf1 gene encoding repressor of RNA polymerase III transcription Maf1, with product MKLLESTRFEALNSALSIDCGDSKILGRVESYSCKMAGGDKQLYKRFNSELGMNPNDLQALSPPQTSLGVSPGQMQYSRSISGDEEGPLCDTISRKTLFYLIATLNAAFQPDYDFSNAKSHEFSKEPSLQWVMNAVDSNLSAAAGEQYRVLRSHLWSAIEDEIKMSECDIYSYNPDLISDPFSEDGSLWSFNYFFYNRKLKRIVFFSCRAINPIYAMDSGIGSDFTMDEDEEDLY from the exons atgaagctgCTTGAAAGTACCAGATTTGAAGCATTGAATAGTGCATTGTCAATTGATTGTGGAGACAGCAAAATATTGGGAAG aGTTGAAAGTTATTCTTGCAAGATGGCTGGAGGTGATAAGCAGTTGTACAAAAGATTTAATTCAGAACTAGGAATGAATCCAAATGATCTGCAAGCTTTATCTCCTCCGCAAACCAGCCTTGGAGTATCACCTGGACAAATGCAATATAG TCGGAGTATATCTGGTGATGAAGAAGGACCATTGTGTGATACTATCAGCAGGAAGACACTGTTTTATTTGATAGCTACACTTAATGCTGCATTTCAGCCTGATTACGATTTTTCAAACGCCAAGAGTCATGAGTTCAGCAAGGAGCCTAGTTTACAG TGGGTTATGAATGCTGTGGACAGCAATTTAAGTGCTGCTGCTGGAGAGCAGTACCGTGTACTACGATCTCATTTGTGGTCTGCTATTGAAGATGAAATCAAAATGTCAGAATGCGATATTTACAG ctataatcCAGATTTGATCTCTGATCCATTCAGTGAAGATGGTTCATTATGGTCGTTCAACTACTtcttttacaacagaaaattGAAACGCATTGTGTTTTTCAGTTGCCGTGCTATTAA cccTATATACGCTATGGATTCTGGAATTGGAAGTGATTTCACTAtggatgaagatgaagaagatttGTATTAG